In Pedobacter heparinus DSM 2366, the following are encoded in one genomic region:
- a CDS encoding M1 family metallopeptidase → MISPRHILLGIIFVFFLCSASKIATGQEIETGVSKELALYRKTVLDKISYILEFDIPKERTGNIAATELLSFHLSANDQTLQLDFKEASSKVRKLIVNGQNIPIQHEKEHLLIAAKYLKKGSNQVKIEFQSGEAALNRNADYLYTLFVPDRARTVFPCFDQPDLKATYNLTLKVPADWKAISSAPLKEAIILNGRKTCQFVTSDTLSTYLFSFVAGKFEQQSGNIGKGKTEFLYRETDTAKITHSMKELFKLHKDAMSYLEDWTAIPYPFQKLDFAAIPDFQFGGMEHVGAIQYKAAALFLDSTATKDQLNSRNNLIAHETAHMWFGDLVTMTWFTDVWMKEVFANFMADKSAEGNVGKAVFDLKFLIDHFPAAYGVDRTAGSNPIRQQLDNLKDAGTMYGNIIYHKAPIMMQQLELLMGKDKFRQGVRAYLKKFANSNASWPDLIGMLNKYSDQDLEGWNKVWVNEPGRPVVDYTIEKKGDKIGRFTIKQVAEYGRQRIWPQLFELTFYYQGYTRKIPVNLNAAQIELKEAEGLDVPLFVLFNSSGQGYGLWPLDMDMFNHLYDMEKPVNRATAYITLYENMLDDRYIKPAALLTLFVEGLTKEKEELNLNLITGYMGTVYWEFLSEQERNKLTELLEKKIWEAMLEQQGPNLKKLLFKTYQNIFLSKAAASRLYEIWKVQKAPAGVKLSEDDYTSLAFSLALRAGADAAVLKTQLLRISNADRKKRFEFIMPALSADVTERDRFFKSLELKANREKEANVTAALYYLHHPLRQSGSVKYLDKSLQMLEEIQTTGDIFFPQNWLTATFSYYQSPEAARIVSHFFNTHPDYHPQLKAKLLQATDNLFRAQKLLK, encoded by the coding sequence ATGATCAGTCCTCGTCATATATTATTAGGGATTATTTTTGTTTTCTTCCTGTGTTCTGCCTCAAAAATTGCCACAGGGCAGGAAATAGAAACGGGGGTTTCTAAGGAGCTGGCCCTATATAGGAAAACAGTGCTTGACAAGATCAGTTATATCCTCGAATTCGACATTCCAAAGGAAAGAACCGGGAATATTGCTGCAACTGAGCTGCTGAGCTTTCATCTGAGTGCCAACGACCAGACTTTACAGCTGGATTTCAAAGAAGCATCATCAAAAGTCAGGAAGCTGATTGTAAACGGTCAGAACATTCCAATACAGCATGAAAAAGAACATTTACTGATTGCTGCAAAGTATCTGAAAAAAGGAAGCAATCAGGTTAAAATAGAATTCCAGTCAGGAGAGGCCGCATTAAACCGTAATGCCGATTACTTATATACTTTGTTCGTACCTGATCGGGCCAGAACAGTTTTTCCCTGCTTTGATCAGCCTGATCTTAAAGCAACCTATAACCTGACTTTGAAAGTGCCGGCCGACTGGAAAGCCATTTCCAGCGCACCTTTAAAAGAAGCTATAATTTTAAATGGGCGTAAGACCTGTCAATTTGTAACATCTGATACTTTAAGTACCTATCTCTTTTCTTTTGTAGCCGGTAAGTTTGAACAGCAATCCGGAAACATTGGTAAGGGAAAAACAGAGTTTTTATACCGTGAAACAGATACTGCAAAGATAACGCACAGTATGAAGGAGCTTTTTAAGCTCCATAAGGATGCCATGAGTTATTTGGAAGACTGGACAGCGATTCCTTATCCCTTTCAAAAGCTTGATTTTGCAGCCATACCCGACTTTCAGTTTGGGGGGATGGAGCATGTAGGGGCCATACAATATAAAGCCGCAGCTTTATTCTTAGACAGTACGGCTACAAAAGATCAGCTGAATTCAAGAAACAACCTGATTGCCCATGAAACGGCACATATGTGGTTTGGTGATCTGGTAACCATGACCTGGTTTACAGATGTCTGGATGAAAGAAGTGTTTGCCAATTTTATGGCAGATAAAAGTGCAGAAGGAAATGTAGGTAAGGCCGTTTTTGACCTGAAATTTTTAATAGACCATTTTCCGGCGGCTTATGGTGTAGACCGTACTGCCGGCTCAAATCCAATTCGTCAGCAGTTGGATAACCTGAAGGATGCCGGTACAATGTATGGTAATATCATTTACCATAAGGCGCCGATTATGATGCAACAGCTGGAACTGTTAATGGGAAAAGATAAATTTCGGCAGGGAGTAAGGGCGTATCTTAAAAAGTTTGCCAACAGCAATGCTTCGTGGCCCGACCTGATTGGTATGCTGAATAAATATTCGGATCAGGATTTAGAAGGATGGAATAAGGTATGGGTAAATGAGCCGGGCAGACCTGTTGTAGATTATACCATTGAGAAAAAAGGAGATAAAATCGGCAGGTTTACGATTAAACAGGTAGCTGAATATGGCAGGCAAAGAATCTGGCCCCAGCTTTTTGAACTCACATTTTATTATCAAGGTTATACCAGGAAAATACCGGTTAATTTAAATGCAGCGCAAATTGAATTAAAAGAAGCGGAAGGATTGGATGTGCCGTTATTTGTATTGTTCAACTCATCAGGTCAGGGTTATGGATTATGGCCCCTGGATATGGATATGTTCAATCATCTGTATGACATGGAAAAACCTGTAAACCGCGCCACTGCTTACATTACCCTTTATGAGAATATGCTGGATGACAGGTATATTAAGCCGGCAGCGTTGTTGACCCTTTTTGTGGAAGGCCTGACTAAAGAAAAAGAAGAATTAAACCTGAATCTGATTACTGGTTATATGGGTACGGTTTACTGGGAATTTCTTTCAGAACAGGAAAGGAATAAGCTTACAGAGTTATTGGAAAAGAAAATATGGGAGGCCATGCTTGAACAGCAAGGCCCTAACCTTAAAAAGCTTTTGTTCAAAACTTACCAGAATATATTTTTAAGCAAAGCTGCTGCCAGCCGGCTGTATGAAATATGGAAAGTTCAAAAGGCCCCCGCCGGAGTAAAGCTATCGGAAGATGATTATACTTCATTGGCTTTTTCGCTGGCTTTAAGAGCTGGTGCAGACGCTGCTGTATTAAAAACGCAATTGCTGCGTATAAGTAATGCCGACAGAAAGAAAAGATTTGAGTTTATCATGCCTGCACTTTCTGCTGATGTAACTGAACGTGACCGGTTTTTTAAGAGCTTGGAATTAAAAGCAAACAGAGAAAAAGAAGCTAACGTTACTGCGGCATTATATTACCTGCATCATCCTTTAAGGCAATCCGGGTCTGTAAAATATCTGGATAAAAGTCTGCAAATGCTGGAGGAGATCCAGACAACCGGTGACATCTTTTTTCCTCAAAATTGGCTGACAGCTACTTTTAGCTATTATCAAAGTCCAGAAGCCGCCAGGATAGTCAGCCATTTTTTTAATACACACCCGGATTACCACCCTCAACTGAAAGCCAAACTTCTCCAAGCTACGGATAACCTGTTCAGGGCTCAAAAACTATTAAAATAA
- a CDS encoding cytochrome ubiquinol oxidase subunit I: MDDFLAARLQMAFSLGFHIVFACIGMVMPFFMSVAHFYWLKTKKVVYRDVTKAWSKGVAIFFATGAVSGTVLSFELGLLWPKFMEHAGPIFGMPFSLEGTAFFIEAIALGFYLYGWNKLNPWFHWATGVVVGVSGLLSGILVVAANAWMNSPAGFDYINGQYLNIDPIKAMFNEAWFSQSLHMCVAAFVSTGFAVAGVHALMILKGKNVAFHSKAFKIAAVFGTVAACLQPLSGDISAKDVAKRQPEKLAAMEAHFHTEKFAPLIIGGIPDTANKKVDYALKIPGLLSFMATGDFNGEVKGLDAVPKEDQPPVAVTHYAFQVMVGLGMAMVGIAILYFIALWKKKQWLDSKWLLKLFVAATPLGFIALEAGWTVTEVGRQPWIIRGVMRTADAVTPMPGIVYSFYLFTAVYISLAIIVSLLLYRQITMVDSLYDSESVQSKN, translated from the coding sequence ATGGACGATTTTTTAGCTGCCCGCCTGCAAATGGCCTTCTCCCTTGGTTTTCACATAGTTTTTGCCTGCATTGGCATGGTTATGCCTTTCTTTATGTCGGTAGCGCACTTTTACTGGCTCAAAACCAAAAAGGTGGTTTACCGCGATGTAACAAAAGCCTGGAGTAAGGGGGTTGCAATTTTCTTTGCTACAGGAGCGGTATCGGGCACCGTACTTTCGTTCGAACTCGGTTTGCTCTGGCCCAAATTTATGGAGCATGCCGGACCCATATTTGGAATGCCGTTTTCTTTAGAGGGGACGGCATTTTTTATAGAAGCGATAGCCCTGGGATTTTACTTGTATGGCTGGAACAAGCTCAATCCTTGGTTCCATTGGGCTACGGGTGTAGTGGTAGGGGTAAGCGGCTTGCTCTCGGGGATTCTGGTGGTTGCTGCCAATGCCTGGATGAATAGCCCGGCCGGTTTTGATTACATTAACGGACAGTATTTAAATATTGACCCTATAAAAGCCATGTTCAATGAAGCCTGGTTTTCACAATCGCTGCATATGTGTGTGGCTGCCTTTGTTTCAACTGGTTTTGCCGTTGCCGGTGTGCATGCCCTCATGATCCTTAAAGGAAAAAATGTGGCTTTTCACAGTAAGGCCTTTAAAATTGCTGCTGTGTTTGGAACTGTAGCGGCCTGTTTACAACCTTTAAGCGGCGATATTTCTGCAAAAGATGTTGCCAAAAGACAGCCAGAAAAACTGGCCGCTATGGAAGCCCATTTTCATACCGAAAAGTTTGCCCCGCTCATTATAGGCGGGATTCCCGATACAGCGAATAAAAAAGTAGATTATGCCCTGAAGATCCCTGGCCTGCTTAGCTTTATGGCCACGGGCGATTTTAACGGGGAAGTGAAAGGGCTGGACGCGGTGCCGAAAGAAGATCAGCCACCTGTAGCAGTTACCCATTATGCTTTCCAGGTCATGGTAGGTCTGGGCATGGCCATGGTAGGGATTGCCATTTTGTATTTCATCGCTTTGTGGAAGAAAAAACAATGGCTGGATAGTAAATGGCTGTTAAAACTCTTTGTTGCAGCAACACCTTTGGGTTTTATTGCTTTAGAAGCCGGATGGACGGTAACAGAAGTGGGACGCCAGCCCTGGATCATCAGGGGGGTAATGCGTACTGCTGATGCGGTAACGCCTATGCCGGGCATTGTGTATTCTTTCTACTTATTTACGGCAGTTTATATCTCTCTGGCTATCATTGTAAGTTTATTGCTGTACCGTCAGATTACTATGGTAGACAGCTTATACGATTCCGAATCAGTTCAATCTAAAAATTAG
- a CDS encoding cytochrome d ubiquinol oxidase subunit II, producing the protein MIYVVIVFLWTAILLYILLGGADFGAGIIELMTAKTNKAKTRKTMYKAIGPIWEANHMWLIIAIVILFVGFPKIYTTISVYLHIPLVCMLLGIIARGTAFVFRNYDAVKDDMQKIYTPIFVYSSLITPFFLGIIAASSVSGQIDPSANNFLSAYIFSWLNWFSVAVGIFTVSICGFLATIFIIGQTDNDGDREHFVGKARRTIFIVMFCGALVFIAAYSEGIPLASWIFGDTPGLIAIIAASISLLVMFYALKKDKPILLRLLAGFQVTMILFAATYTHFPDIVLLKNGENLSLLTHQGQARTIASLGYALLIGSIFILPALVYLIYIFQKRQEVPASH; encoded by the coding sequence ATGATATATGTAGTTATTGTTTTCCTGTGGACGGCCATTTTGTTATATATCCTGCTTGGTGGGGCTGATTTTGGTGCTGGCATTATAGAGCTGATGACGGCAAAAACCAATAAAGCCAAGACCCGGAAAACCATGTACAAGGCCATAGGCCCAATATGGGAGGCCAACCACATGTGGCTCATCATAGCCATAGTGATCCTGTTTGTCGGTTTTCCTAAAATATACACCACCATTTCTGTTTACCTGCACATTCCGCTGGTTTGCATGCTGTTGGGCATTATTGCCAGGGGCACTGCCTTTGTATTCAGAAACTACGATGCCGTAAAAGATGACATGCAAAAAATATATACGCCTATATTTGTGTATTCCAGCTTAATTACTCCATTTTTTCTGGGTATTATTGCTGCCAGTTCAGTATCCGGACAAATAGACCCTTCGGCAAATAATTTCCTGTCGGCATATATATTCAGCTGGCTCAACTGGTTCTCTGTAGCCGTAGGTATTTTTACAGTAAGCATTTGCGGTTTCCTGGCTACCATTTTTATCATCGGACAAACAGATAATGATGGCGATAGGGAGCATTTTGTGGGGAAAGCCCGCAGAACCATTTTTATCGTTATGTTTTGCGGTGCTTTGGTGTTTATAGCCGCTTATTCGGAAGGAATTCCACTTGCTTCATGGATCTTTGGGGATACACCTGGCTTAATTGCAATCATTGCAGCCAGTATTTCATTGCTGGTCATGTTTTATGCACTTAAAAAAGACAAGCCAATTTTATTGCGGCTGCTGGCCGGTTTTCAGGTTACCATGATTTTATTTGCGGCAACTTATACCCACTTCCCAGATATTGTTTTACTGAAAAACGGTGAAAACCTTTCCTTGCTGACCCACCAGGGTCAGGCCAGAACCATAGCTTCCTTAGGTTATGCCCTGCTCATTGGCAGTATATTTATCCTGCCGGCACTGGTTTACCTCATTTATATCTTCCAGAAAAGGCAGGAAGTGCCTGCCAGTCATTAA
- a CDS encoding HAD family hydrolase, translating to MEQSRFLKLNQLSAGDYQAFLYDCDGTLADNMPAHTATYLATAHEYGLSIDPAMINELAGWPVADVVVEMNNRYKSNIDPTAFRTRKAELYAAKYIQKIVPIDFVVQHLKANAGKVRIGVVSGGDREAIAQTLEVLGIADLVEVLICAGDTVKGKPFPDPFLKAAELLDVEPSKCMVFEDGVPGVEAAKAAGMDWIRIDLI from the coding sequence ATGGAGCAATCCAGATTTTTAAAACTCAACCAGCTTTCAGCAGGTGATTACCAGGCTTTTTTATACGATTGTGATGGTACCCTTGCCGATAACATGCCCGCACATACGGCCACTTACTTAGCCACAGCCCATGAATATGGACTAAGTATTGATCCGGCCATGATCAATGAACTGGCCGGATGGCCGGTAGCTGATGTGGTAGTAGAAATGAATAACCGTTATAAAAGCAATATAGATCCGACTGCTTTTAGGACAAGAAAAGCCGAGCTGTATGCAGCCAAATATATACAAAAGATTGTACCCATAGATTTTGTAGTGCAACACCTTAAGGCCAATGCAGGTAAGGTGCGTATTGGTGTAGTTTCGGGTGGCGACAGGGAGGCTATTGCACAAACCCTGGAGGTGCTGGGTATTGCTGATCTTGTAGAAGTTTTGATCTGTGCAGGGGACACCGTCAAAGGCAAGCCCTTTCCTGATCCCTTTTTAAAAGCAGCTGAATTGTTGGATGTGGAACCATCAAAATGTATGGTCTTTGAAGATGGCGTTCCCGGAGTGGAAGCCGCTAAGGCTGCAGGAATGGACTGGATAAGGATTGATCTGATCTGA
- a CDS encoding outer membrane beta-barrel protein gives MKYSNQVNAAQLYTSPPHIRCFNLMIRISILFFFLLFSTVKLFAQNQPTQNTPPPLPVREISGIVKDSTDLGVIGATVSLTSIKDTLKTSTNSDGIFVFKNVKSATYTILVQSIGYRPSAPMRYKQNDAIPRIVMDPILLKEQKNTLNEVVISGTPSITYKTDTVEYKASDYIVRANSTVDELLKKMEGMEVGNDGSLVHQGQNVTKAKLNGKEYQGGDIATAIKNLPAEIVDKIQIVDDYGDQAARTGIKDGDPEKVLNITTRTDKSVGNMANIFVGAGNNDRYEAGIFGTRINGNQTIGVNGRFSNTVNGVASSGDNSNNSGGGGGGGGGRGGQGGQNTQNSGGSGSGGTTTSGRGSFSIRDKIGKKIELNLNYDYTSSNVKSLNDSYSVSPTRQRIQVIENGVPIMKDTTYYTFANSLSNGENLNKSHNFRAEIEINLDSNNFLRAVPTLRYSSANNTRFSDIKQTGFYHQNRQGTNISKNTRPQLGASVFYQHIFKKPRRNLSLQVDANSNNLDQEQEQDTKIIYFLNEAETETRDSAVNRIVARKNLQSNYRGSFTFAEPLTANTQLELNAQVNYNGYDNTATTQNIINGNPSGVIDSLSNIYDYSFTQGRIALNYRYGLSNMSKVRFSLGITAIPSLLSGTKVSLGTTTNRSSFNMVPIARFEYLWSRQHKMSINYYGNAIEPTFDQIQPVRDVTNPQNPIVGNPNLVASFQHTVRAGYDNYIANSKLNYSLNVNGSLTDNSVIRNNVQIIDQILTNQATSKKDTIYITETRFLNTSGAYKVNGNYSISKQLNDRRYNLSLSGSASYDHRISMSASQKNINTVMTFIERFGPRINPNDWFEINPNVSYNYTKSTNTLPGFRDTKTNTLALNLDGRMYFLNSWLFGYSASKNYVSGIDANVTSNPFVVNAYIEKEFFNRRGRVTFQAFDILNQNNFVSRDNSEDGGYTDTKSNALSRYFMLRLSMRLQKWTGAQGRGGRQIMRRGDGSFM, from the coding sequence ATGAAATATTCTAACCAGGTTAATGCTGCACAGCTGTACACCAGCCCTCCTCACATCCGCTGTTTCAATTTAATGATCCGGATAAGCATCCTATTCTTTTTCCTGCTGTTCAGCACTGTTAAGCTTTTTGCACAAAACCAGCCTACACAAAATACCCCACCACCTTTGCCGGTAAGAGAAATCAGCGGGATTGTAAAAGACAGCACAGATCTGGGGGTAATTGGCGCAACAGTGAGTTTAACCTCAATTAAGGATACTTTAAAAACCAGTACCAATTCGGACGGTATATTTGTATTCAAAAATGTAAAATCGGCCACCTATACCATTTTAGTACAAAGTATTGGTTACAGGCCTTCTGCCCCAATGCGGTACAAGCAAAATGATGCCATACCCCGTATCGTAATGGATCCCATTTTACTTAAAGAGCAAAAAAATACTCTAAATGAAGTGGTAATCAGTGGTACACCATCCATTACCTATAAAACGGATACAGTAGAGTACAAGGCCAGCGATTATATTGTAAGGGCCAACTCGACGGTAGATGAGCTGCTCAAAAAAATGGAGGGCATGGAAGTCGGCAATGATGGCTCATTGGTGCATCAGGGCCAGAATGTAACAAAAGCAAAATTAAACGGTAAAGAATATCAGGGGGGCGACATTGCAACCGCAATTAAAAACCTTCCGGCGGAAATTGTGGACAAGATCCAGATTGTGGACGACTATGGTGATCAGGCCGCCCGTACCGGAATTAAAGATGGTGATCCTGAAAAAGTACTGAACATTACTACCCGAACCGATAAATCTGTGGGTAATATGGCCAATATTTTCGTCGGGGCTGGTAATAACGATCGATATGAAGCCGGAATATTTGGTACACGGATAAACGGAAACCAGACCATAGGGGTAAACGGACGCTTCAGCAATACCGTAAACGGTGTAGCCAGCAGCGGAGACAACAGCAATAATAGCGGTGGTGGCGGTGGAGGTGGCGGCGGCCGTGGTGGTCAGGGTGGCCAGAATACTCAGAATAGTGGTGGCAGTGGTAGTGGTGGTACCACCACCTCAGGCCGGGGCTCATTCAGTATCCGTGATAAAATAGGGAAAAAAATAGAACTCAACCTGAATTATGACTACACGAGTTCAAATGTCAAATCTTTAAACGACAGTTATTCGGTTAGTCCAACGCGGCAGCGGATCCAGGTGATCGAAAATGGTGTTCCCATCATGAAAGATACTACCTATTATACTTTTGCAAATAGCCTAAGCAATGGAGAAAACCTGAACAAGAGCCATAATTTCAGGGCCGAAATAGAAATAAACCTCGATAGTAACAATTTTCTACGTGCGGTCCCTACATTGCGGTATAGTTCGGCAAACAACACGAGATTTTCCGATATCAAACAAACCGGGTTTTATCACCAGAACAGGCAAGGAACCAATATCAGCAAAAATACAAGACCCCAGCTGGGTGCTTCTGTTTTTTATCAGCATATTTTTAAAAAACCCAGAAGGAACCTTTCTTTACAGGTAGATGCAAACAGCAATAATCTGGACCAGGAGCAGGAACAGGATACCAAAATCATTTACTTTTTAAATGAGGCTGAAACAGAAACAAGGGACTCGGCTGTAAACAGGATTGTAGCCAGGAAAAACCTGCAGAGCAATTACCGGGGAAGCTTTACTTTTGCAGAACCCTTAACTGCCAATACCCAGCTGGAATTAAATGCCCAGGTCAATTACAATGGGTACGACAATACCGCAACTACGCAGAACATCATCAATGGAAATCCATCTGGAGTCATAGATTCTCTGAGTAATATTTATGATTATTCCTTTACGCAGGGCCGTATTGCTTTGAACTACCGTTATGGCTTAAGCAATATGTCTAAAGTACGTTTCTCTTTGGGTATAACGGCAATACCATCCCTGCTTTCCGGTACAAAGGTAAGTCTGGGTACCACCACCAACAGAAGCAGTTTTAATATGGTGCCCATTGCCCGTTTTGAATATCTATGGTCCAGACAACATAAAATGTCGATCAATTATTATGGAAATGCAATAGAGCCTACCTTTGACCAGATCCAGCCGGTTAGGGATGTAACCAATCCACAAAATCCTATTGTGGGTAACCCAAATTTAGTGGCCTCTTTCCAGCATACGGTTAGGGCGGGTTATGACAATTACATCGCCAATTCTAAATTGAACTATTCTTTGAATGTCAACGGATCCTTAACAGATAATTCGGTCATCAGAAATAATGTACAGATCATTGATCAGATACTGACAAATCAGGCTACGAGTAAAAAAGATACCATTTACATTACGGAAACCCGTTTTTTAAATACCAGTGGAGCGTATAAGGTAAATGGAAATTATTCCATCAGCAAACAACTGAACGACCGCAGGTACAATCTGTCGCTCAGTGGATCAGCCAGCTACGATCATCGTATTTCTATGAGTGCCTCGCAAAAAAACATAAATACAGTAATGACTTTTATTGAACGTTTCGGACCAAGGATCAATCCGAACGACTGGTTCGAGATCAATCCCAACGTATCATATAACTACACGAAATCGACCAATACCCTACCTGGTTTCAGGGATACCAAAACAAATACACTGGCGCTTAACCTGGACGGAAGGATGTACTTCCTGAACAGCTGGCTTTTTGGCTATAGTGCCAGTAAAAACTATGTCAGCGGAATTGATGCCAATGTGACCAGCAATCCTTTTGTGGTAAACGCCTATATAGAAAAAGAATTTTTTAACCGCAGGGGCCGGGTCACCTTTCAGGCCTTCGATATCCTGAACCAGAACAATTTTGTAAGTCGTGACAACAGCGAGGATGGAGGATATACCGATACCAAATCCAATGCACTGAGCCGGTACTTTATGCTGCGTTTAAGTATGCGTTTACAAAAATGGACGGGTGCACAGGGCCGCGGAGGCAGACAGATTATGCGCAGGGGCGATGGAAGCTTTATGTAG
- a CDS encoding DUF3276 family protein, whose product MGEFDNKEREEVFSKKVRAGKRTYFFDVKATRSGDYYLTLTESKKRLEDGVFVKHKIFLYKEDFEKFTEGLNETVDYIKNHQDVVEKRYEYSENHEGVARVKDDDFSF is encoded by the coding sequence ATGGGAGAATTTGACAACAAAGAGAGAGAAGAGGTTTTTTCAAAAAAAGTAAGGGCAGGTAAAAGAACTTATTTTTTCGACGTAAAAGCAACCAGATCAGGAGATTACTACCTAACCTTAACTGAAAGCAAGAAAAGGCTGGAAGATGGTGTTTTTGTAAAACACAAGATCTTTTTATACAAAGAAGATTTTGAGAAGTTTACAGAAGGGCTAAACGAAACGGTTGACTACATTAAGAACCATCAGGATGTGGTAGAAAAACGCTACGAATATTCTGAGAACCACGAAGGAGTAGCAAGAGTAAAAGACGATGACTTTTCCTTCTAA
- a CDS encoding ABC transporter ATP-binding protein produces the protein MKHLRFLNKYFYKYKWWIIPGIFFVVISNFFGVIPAQVIGHAFNLITENIQIYRLFNGFERATVIYDIFSYSLFYFGMLVLILYLLRGLFLFFMRQTIILMSRHIEFDMKNEIYAHYQKLSLGFYRRNNTGDLMNRATEDVNRVRMYVGPAIMYTINTAVLFILVIYAMFSVNVTLALWCLLPLPVLVLIIYFVNTLINQKSEQIQEQLSKLSSFVQERFSGIRVIKSYVREDYTKEIFAAESQGYKDNAMGLVKVQALFYPTMLLLVGLSTILTVYIGGIQVIDGAITPGNIAEFIVYVNQLTFPVTMLGWVTTLIQRASASQKRINEFLQLKPDITSKNTESARLKGNIKFEHVNFTYPDTGIQALRDVSFEIGQGQFIAIIGRTGSGKSTLANLIMRMYDIDSGNITVDGNPLKGLNLNNYRNQIGFVPQEVFLFSDTIKNNIAFGLDQVTDEEVSTAAKNAAVYHNIVDFEHKFETMLGERGITLSGGQKQRVSIARALIKEPALLVFDDCLSAVDTRTEEEILRNLSKIMKDKTSILIAHRISTIKNADKIIVLDQGKIIEQGNHEQLLQQNGAYAEMYQNQLLEEENQSL, from the coding sequence ATGAAACACCTGCGTTTTTTAAACAAATACTTCTACAAATATAAATGGTGGATTATCCCCGGGATTTTCTTTGTGGTCATCTCCAATTTTTTTGGTGTGATCCCTGCCCAGGTAATTGGCCATGCCTTTAACCTGATCACCGAGAACATACAGATCTACAGGTTATTCAACGGCTTTGAACGTGCGACAGTTATTTACGATATCTTTAGTTACAGCCTGTTTTATTTTGGCATGCTGGTGTTGATATTGTACCTGCTCAGGGGACTTTTCCTGTTCTTTATGCGGCAAACCATCATCCTGATGTCGCGGCATATCGAATTTGATATGAAGAATGAGATTTATGCACATTACCAGAAATTAAGCCTGGGCTTTTACCGGCGCAACAATACAGGCGACCTGATGAACCGCGCCACAGAAGATGTAAACCGCGTACGCATGTACGTAGGTCCGGCCATCATGTATACCATTAATACAGCCGTACTGTTCATCCTGGTTATTTACGCCATGTTTTCGGTAAACGTTACCCTGGCCTTATGGTGCTTGCTGCCCTTACCGGTACTGGTCCTGATCATTTATTTCGTAAATACCCTCATCAATCAAAAGAGTGAACAGATCCAGGAACAGCTATCTAAACTGTCCAGTTTTGTACAGGAAAGGTTCTCGGGCATTAGGGTCATCAAATCTTATGTAAGAGAAGATTATACAAAAGAAATATTTGCTGCCGAGAGCCAGGGCTATAAAGATAATGCCATGGGCCTGGTTAAAGTACAGGCACTTTTTTACCCTACCATGCTTTTGCTGGTTGGCTTAAGTACCATCCTTACCGTTTATATTGGGGGTATACAGGTTATAGATGGCGCCATTACACCGGGCAACATTGCCGAATTCATAGTTTATGTAAACCAGCTTACCTTCCCTGTTACTATGCTGGGCTGGGTTACTACATTAATTCAGCGCGCCTCGGCCTCTCAGAAACGCATCAATGAATTTTTACAGTTAAAACCGGATATTACTTCTAAAAACACAGAAAGCGCCCGGCTAAAAGGGAATATCAAATTTGAACATGTTAATTTCACTTATCCGGATACGGGGATCCAGGCCTTAAGGGATGTTAGTTTCGAGATCGGACAGGGTCAGTTTATTGCCATAATCGGACGCACCGGTTCCGGGAAGTCTACCCTTGCCAATCTAATCATGCGCATGTACGATATCGACAGCGGGAACATTACAGTAGACGGAAATCCGCTAAAAGGCCTTAATTTAAACAATTACCGCAACCAGATTGGTTTTGTACCTCAGGAAGTTTTCCTTTTCTCCGATACCATTAAAAATAACATCGCTTTTGGTTTGGACCAGGTAACCGATGAGGAGGTAAGCACTGCAGCAAAAAATGCAGCGGTGTACCATAACATTGTCGACTTTGAGCATAAATTTGAAACCATGCTGGGTGAAAGGGGCATAACGCTTTCGGGCGGACAAAAGCAACGCGTTTCTATTGCAAGGGCATTGATCAAAGAACCTGCCCTGCTCGTATTTGACGATTGCCTTTCGGCTGTCGATACCCGCACAGAAGAAGAAATTCTAAGAAATCTGAGCAAAATAATGAAAGATAAAACAAGCATTTTGATTGCACACCGAATTTCTACGATAAAAAATGCGGATAAAATCATTGTGCTTGATCAGGGAAAAATCATTGAACAGGGCAACCATGAGCAATTATTACAGCAAAACGGGGCTTATGCCGAAATGTATCAGAACCAATTGCTTGAAGAAGAAAATCAATCCTTGTAA